The following DNA comes from Thermodesulfobacteriota bacterium.
GCCCTTTTTCTCCTGGCTAACAAGCCCGGACTTAACCAAAACCTGAATATGTTTTGACACACCCTGAAGAGAAATTTCATATTTCTCAGCAAGCTCATTTACAGTGAGGTCTTTCTTTGTCAGCTCTAAAACAATGTCTCTTCTAGTTGCATTTGATAATGCATAAAAAACTCTGTCTGTTAATTCAGCCTTATTATCAACCATGCGGTTGATTATAATATATTCCAACTTTATTGTCAACCATTTAGTTGATTATTAATAATTAATGATATTGGAATCAAGAAACTAGATGATATTATATTGACGGTTATGAAACTGTTATCTCTGCTCACAGCAGTTCTTCTGCTCACTTGTCTAAATGCATTTGCTAATGAGAAAAGCAATTCTGAGGCAATTGGCGC
Coding sequences within:
- a CDS encoding metalloregulator ArsR/SmtB family transcription factor translates to MEYIIINRMVDNKAELTDRVFYALSNATRRDIVLELTKKDLTVNELAEKYEISLQGVSKHIQVLVKSGLVSQEKKGRTKYCKFNYQHLSQISELIDKYKAFWEKRLDALEKYIEKRKKQGGKK